Within the bacterium genome, the region TATCTTATGTTCCTCAGCCTTCTTGAGCGTCTCCGGCTCGGGGACCCTCCCGTTGACCACTATGACGCCAGAGAGTCCCTTGAACTCCGCGACGGCAGTTATGTTGGGGTGTATGTGAATCGTCAGCCAGATGTATCCCTCGGCTGAGTTAGCCATTACGTCGCTGAGAATGTCACCGGTGTAACATCCTCTTACCTCGCAATCGAGGTCGCAGCTCTTTGTGCGAGGCTGAAGCCCAAGCTCTTCAATGATTTCTGAAAGTCTCATCTCTTCCGAGTCCTCTTTAGTTCCGCGATACGGCCGCCAGCCGGCCCTGACTTTAGGAAGATACAGTCCTCAATACTGGCATGTCCCCGAACAATATCGTCCGCCAGCGTTTTGCAGTCTGGTGCGCCACATGCAGCACAGTTCTTGCCCGGAAGACTCCGAGCAATCTGCTCCCTGAGCCTCATCTTGCCAATAGCGAGCGAGGTATCGCTGTCCAAGGCCGGAATGGCTTGGGGGCGGATTTTACTGGCAAGCCTGAAGTAGTTCCTCTCGTATTCCTCAAGGTCCGTCATCTCCTCTACTTTCAGCTTGCGGCCAAATAGCTTGATGAACGAGCTGATCGTATTGCTGGCGATGTAGCGGTTTTGGACAGTCAGCGGGCCGCCTATGCAACCACCAGGGCAAATCTGACATTCCAGATACTTGATGTCCTTAAGCTTGCCTCGCTCGACAGCTTTTAGAATGTTGAACGTCTCCTTGACACCGGAGACGGCTAGACTCGCCTCAATCCCGAGCGCGGCGACCTCGCCGCCACTCCTGCCAAAATTGATGCCAGCTCCAGATGACCTATGCAGAGGTTGGTCTCTCTTTTCGGTTTTAGAATCCTTCAAGGCGCCGAGCAACGACCCATAAACCTCCGAGATGCCAAGAGCGCCATCGAGGAAAGACCTCTCCTCGGTTGGTGGGTTGGCCATAGCCGCCAGCTTGGCAAGACAAGGTGTGATGTGTATGACGCCTATTTCGCTCTCCTCGATACCGAGCCTCTTGTGGACGTCAAACTTGATTGCCTTCGCTGCTATCTCTCGAGGCGCCCTAAAAGGCAGAATCAGCTCCGTCAAATCTGGAAACATAAGCTGAATTAGCCTGGTAACAGCCGGGCACACGGGAGAAATAAAAGGGTCACCAGAGTAGTTCTCTT harbors:
- a CDS encoding serine kinase, which encodes MRLSEIIEELGLQPRTKSCDLDCEVRGCYTGDILSDVMANSAEGYIWLTIHIHPNITAVAEFKGLSGVIVVNGRVPEPETLKKAEEHKIPILTTGLSSYEIAGKLYLMGLKRAAK
- a CDS encoding [Fe-Fe] hydrogenase large subunit C-terminal domain-containing protein, translated to MVPGPTAKDIHHALRIDESRCNGCVECIKACPAKAIRVRGGVARVLPERCIDCGECFRVCPRRAIIPVTTTYMDLTRFKYKVVLPSPALYSQFGPNTMPESVLGALLELGFDHAYDKAFTCELVFSDVKKFIEENYSGDPFISPVCPAVTRLIQLMFPDLTELILPFRAPREIAAKAIKFDVHKRLGIEESEIGVIHITPCLAKLAAMANPPTEERSFLDGALGISEVYGSLLGALKDSKTEKRDQPLHRSSGAGINFGRSGGEVAALGIEASLAVSGVKETFNILKAVERGKLKDIKYLECQICPGGCIGGPLTVQNRYIASNTISSFIKLFGRKLKVEEMTDLEEYERNYFRLASKIRPQAIPALDSDTSLAIGKMRLREQIARSLPGKNCAACGAPDCKTLADDIVRGHASIEDCIFLKSGPAGGRIAELKRTRKR